From the genome of Nicotiana sylvestris chromosome 2, ASM39365v2, whole genome shotgun sequence, one region includes:
- the LOC138884890 gene encoding uncharacterized protein produces MMVDNNFIESFNVWILKERHVPIIKMLEEIRMNVMNLLATNRNGISKWNGDFSPYALKLYNDYREIAHYCKVEFNCDFGYEISESDNRHIVDLKTKICACRVWQLSGETLSQIHLYYSKETYSLTYNHKLQPVKGKNLCKVEPAQAMEPPDVSKNVVKPRVKRTREPDEAWKRAGEWSYSSRPNARL; encoded by the exons ATGATGGTTGACAATAATTTCATTGAATCATTCAATGTATGGATTCTGAAAGAAAGACATGTGCCAATCATCAAGATGTTAGAGGAGATAAGGATGAATGTTATGAATTTGTTGGCTACAAATAGAAATGGCATTAGTAAATGGAATGGTGACTTCAGTCCATATGCTTTGAAGCTGTATAATGATTATAGGGAAATAGCACATTACTGCAAGGTTGAGTTTAATTGTGACTTTGGATATGAAATTAGCGAAAGTGATAATAGACATATTGTGGATCTTAAAACGAAAATATGTGCATGTAGAGTGTGGCAATTATCTG GGGAGACACTTTCACAAATCCACTTGTACTATAGCAAAGAAACATATTCATTGACTTACAATCATAAGCTCCAGCCCGTTAAGGGGAAAAATCTTTGTAAAGTAGAACCAGCTCAGGCAATGGAACCTCCTGATGTTTCCAAGAATGTGGTCAAACCTAGAGTGAAGAGAACCAGGGAGCCGGATGAAGCATGGAAGAGGGCTGGGGAGTGGAGTTATTCATCACGTCCAAATGCACGTCTCTAA
- the LOC104234616 gene encoding bidirectional sugar transporter SWEET2a-like: MNKERMSLVGELHSVYSICSFAAGIAGNLFAFVLFVSPIPTFRRIIRSKSTEQFSGLPYIYALINCLICLWYGTPIVSPGIILVFTVNSIGAVFQLVYITIFIINAERSKKLKMLGLLLGVFAVFAAIIAISIYLFEPPSRQTFVGYLSVISLISMFASPLFIINLVIKTKSVEYMPFYLSLATFLMSVSFFAYGMFKNDPFISVPNGIGAILGIIQLVLYFRYSKSEEEPRAPLLDSYT; the protein is encoded by the exons ATGAACAAAGAGAGAATGTCACTAGTAGGTGAATTGCACTCAGTTTACTCAATCTGCAGTTTTGCAGCTGGGATTGCAG GGAACCTCTTCGCGTTCGTCTTATTCGTGTCACCAAT ACCAACGTTCAGAAGAATCATTAGAAGCAAATCTACAGAACAGTTTTCTGGATTACCTTATATCTATGCGCTCATTAATTGCTTAATATGCCTCTGGTATGGGACACCAATTGTATCTCCTGGTATTATATTGGTTTTCACTGTCAATTCAATTGGAGCAGTGTTCCAGCTGGTATATATCACCATCTTCATCATTAATGCGGAGCGGTCAAAGAAG TTGAAAATGCTGGGGTTGCTGCTTGGCGTTTTTGCTGTATTTGCTGCTATAATTGCCATCAGCATATATCTGTTTGAGCCTCCTAGTCGACAAACTTTCGTTGGATATTTATCCGTCATTTCTCTGATTTCCATGTTTGCTTCTCCACTATTCATTATT AATTTGGTGATCAAGACAAAGAGCGTGGAGTACATGCCGTTTTATCTATCACTTGCAACTTTTCTCATGAGCGTTTCTTTCTTTGCCTATGGAATGTTCAAGAATGATCCATTCATCTCT GTACCAAATGGGATAGGAGCAATTCTTGGCATCATACAACTGGTCCTATACTTCAGATATAGCAAATCAGAAGAGGAGCCAAGAGCACCTCTCTTGGATTCTTATACATGA